A genomic stretch from Neomonachus schauinslandi chromosome 16, ASM220157v2, whole genome shotgun sequence includes:
- the FPR2 gene encoding N-formyl peptide receptor 2 yields MESNISIPMDGPKEMLHESAGYTVLRILSLVVLGITFVLGVLGNGLVIWVAGFRMPRTVTTVCYLNLAIADFSFTATLPFLIVSKAMRKQWPFGWFLCKAVHIVVDINLFGSVFLIACIALDRCICVLHPVWVQNHRTVSLATKVIIGPWILALILTLPVFIFLTTVNDGTGNIQCTFNFASWGNSTEERMKVALTMLTARGIIRFIIGFSMPMSIVAICYGLIAAKIHKKGMIKSSRPLRVLTAVVASFFLCWFPFQLIALLSTVWRREILLERKYKILTVFVNPASSLAFFNSCLNPMLYVFVGRDFRERLIHSLPASLERAFSEDVTQTGDTTAKSALPSAEAELRAM; encoded by the coding sequence ATGGAAAGCAACATCTCCATCCCAATGGATGGACCCAAAGAGATGCTCCATGAGTCTGCTGGCTACACGGTTCTGCGGATCCTGTCATTGGTGGTGCTTGGCATCACCTTTGTCCTTGGCGTCCTGGGCAATGGGCTTGTGATCTGGGTGGCTGGATTCCGGATGCCACGCACAGTCACCACCGTCTGTTACCTGAACCTCGCCATAGCCGACTTCTCCTTCACTGCCACCCTACCATTCCTCATTGTCTCAAAGGCCATGAGAAAACAGTGGCCTTTTGGCTGGTTCCTATGCAAGGCAGTTCACATTGTGGTGGACATAAACCTATTTGGGAGTGTCTTCCTCATTGCTTGCATTGCCCTGGACCGCTGTATTTGTGTCCTGCATCCAGTCTGGGTCCAGAACCACCGTACTGTAAGTCTGGCTACAAAAGTGATTATCGGACCCTGGATTCTTGCCCTAATCCTTACTTTGCCAGTTTTCATCTTCTTGACTACAGTAAATGATGGAACAGGGAATATACAATGTACTTTCAACTTTGCATCCTGGGGCAACAGTACTGAAGAGAGGATGAAGGTGGCCCTCACCATGTTGACGGCCAGAGGGATCATCCGGTTTATCATTGGCTTCAGCATGCCGATGTCCATCGTTGCTATCTGCTATGGGCTCATTGCTGCCAAGATACACAAAAAAGGCATGATTAAGTCCAGCCGTCCCTTACGGGTCCTTACCGCTGTTGtggcttccttctttctctgttggTTCCCCTTTCAACTGATTGCCCTTTTAAGCACAGTCTGGCGCAGAGAGATTTTGTTGGAGCGTAAGTACAAAATCCTTACTGTCTTTGTTAATCCAGCGAGCTCCCTGGCCTTTTTCAACAGCTGCCTCAACCCAATGCTCTACGTCTTTGTGGGCCGAGACTTCCGAGAGCGATTGATACACTCCCTGCCTGCCAGTCTGGAGAGGGCCTTTAGTGAGGATGTAACCCAGACCGGTGACACAACAGCCAAATCTGCTTTACCATCTGCAGAAGCAGAGTTACGGGCAATGTGA